One part of the Candidatus Diapherotrites archaeon genome encodes these proteins:
- a CDS encoding PRC-barrel domain-containing protein: protein MEKMRTGFTPRGDSVKVKEILGEKVLSHSGEEIGKVKDIYLSPDSLVVEGIRIDRGLVEEDQFIGREYIQKMTKEGVILLVHPVTELEGVKVFDNMGKEIGKVKEVNRVADSNEIATLVVDRGLGKPDLIVPSGRIDHVDQNVFLNVEVEA, encoded by the coding sequence ATGGAAAAAATGAGAACCGGTTTTACTCCGCGAGGAGATTCGGTGAAAGTGAAGGAAATCCTGGGAGAAAAGGTATTATCCCATTCCGGAGAAGAAATAGGGAAGGTCAAGGACATCTATCTCTCTCCCGACTCACTCGTGGTTGAAGGGATCCGCATCGACCGGGGATTGGTGGAAGAAGACCAGTTCATTGGCCGAGAATACATACAGAAAATGACCAAGGAAGGGGTCATCCTGCTTGTGCATCCCGTGACAGAGCTTGAAGGGGTGAAGGTGTTCGACAATATGGGAAAAGAAATTGGCAAAGTGAAAGAAGTGAACCGGGTCGCCGACTCCAATGAAATCGCGACCCTCGTTGTAGATCGGGGATTGGGGAAACCGGATCTCATCGTGCCCAGCGGAAGGATTGACCACGTGGATCAGAATGTATTTCTCAACGTGGAAGTGGAGGCATGA
- a CDS encoding heavy metal translocating P-type ATPase, with product MDKDSDTLQKRSFAIKGMHCASCSLTIEKALRKVPGVHLASVNFASEKAFVTSDESVTEKQLAEAVKKVGYELYPGMGDSPMGMNHSSHGGGSHHDHAQLKEGEVEAYKQKFLFSFILSLPLMYLMLANFFPLPVPSFIHANEIIIQLVLSTIVLWIGREFFIRGLKNVLSPNMDTLVAVGVGSAYVYSVIASLAMLTGSTLFSMKDLYFEVAAFLITFILLGKYFEARAKGQTSAAMQKLLGLQAKTAIVIRNGKEVSIPIEEVKVGDIIRVKPGQKVPVDGTVTQGHSSIDESMITGESIPVEKNPGDTVIGSTINKTGSFLFRAQKVGKDTMLAQIVQIVEEAQGSKAPIQAFADRVAEVFVPIVIIIAILSGLFWFFIAGQPFLFALTVFVTVLIIACPCAIGLATPTAVMVGTGLGAENGILFKNAAAFERVKSLDVIVFDKTGTITHGKPEVTDVIPLFQVSEKELLGIAAAVEQLSEHPLAEAIVSAAKKSRISLPPTTKFESIPGGGVTARAGSKRVLIGTRKLFTEHRIAITNAENEMARLEHEGKTVMLVGINDRLTGLIAVADTVKEDSSAAIASLQKMGKETILLTGDNPRTAEAIGRQVGIHRVIAEVLPEDKAKIIKRLQSDGKKVAMVGDGVNDAPALAQADVGIAIGSGTDVAIETGDIILVKNSLRDVVIAIDISHYTLKKIRQNFFWAFIYNIIGIPIAAGILFPYTGWLLSPVIAGTAMAFSSVSVVSNSLLMKNYRPRK from the coding sequence ATGGATAAGGATTCAGACACACTCCAGAAAAGGAGTTTCGCCATCAAGGGTATGCACTGCGCCTCATGCTCCCTCACCATTGAGAAAGCATTGAGGAAAGTCCCGGGGGTACATTTAGCCTCGGTGAATTTTGCCTCGGAAAAAGCTTTCGTGACCAGCGATGAATCGGTTACCGAGAAACAATTAGCGGAAGCCGTAAAGAAAGTAGGGTATGAGTTGTACCCAGGAATGGGAGATTCTCCTATGGGTATGAATCATTCATCCCATGGTGGCGGTTCTCATCATGATCATGCTCAATTAAAGGAAGGAGAGGTCGAGGCTTACAAACAAAAGTTTCTCTTCTCTTTCATTCTTTCCCTTCCCCTCATGTATTTGATGTTAGCCAATTTTTTCCCTTTGCCAGTTCCTTCTTTCATTCACGCAAACGAGATCATTATCCAATTGGTCCTGTCCACCATTGTATTATGGATTGGCCGGGAATTCTTCATTCGGGGATTGAAAAATGTCCTATCCCCCAACATGGATACGTTAGTTGCCGTGGGAGTGGGTTCCGCCTACGTGTATAGTGTCATTGCCTCCCTCGCCATGCTCACGGGATCCACGCTCTTCTCCATGAAGGATTTGTACTTTGAGGTAGCCGCTTTTCTAATTACCTTTATTCTATTGGGAAAATACTTCGAGGCCCGCGCCAAGGGACAAACGTCCGCGGCCATGCAAAAATTGTTAGGACTCCAAGCCAAAACCGCGATTGTCATCCGAAATGGAAAAGAAGTGTCAATTCCCATCGAAGAAGTTAAAGTGGGCGACATCATCCGGGTTAAGCCCGGGCAGAAGGTTCCGGTGGATGGTACCGTAACCCAGGGCCATTCTTCCATTGACGAGAGCATGATTACCGGAGAAAGCATTCCCGTGGAGAAGAACCCTGGTGACACCGTGATAGGGAGCACGATCAACAAGACAGGATCATTCTTATTTCGCGCCCAAAAAGTGGGCAAGGATACCATGCTGGCCCAAATTGTTCAGATCGTGGAAGAAGCGCAAGGGAGCAAAGCCCCCATCCAAGCCTTCGCGGACCGGGTCGCGGAAGTATTTGTGCCCATCGTGATTATCATTGCCATTCTCTCCGGGCTATTCTGGTTTTTCATCGCTGGACAACCCTTCCTGTTCGCATTGACGGTTTTCGTTACGGTACTCATTATCGCGTGCCCCTGTGCCATCGGACTGGCCACTCCCACCGCAGTGATGGTGGGCACGGGTTTAGGGGCGGAGAATGGTATTCTTTTCAAGAACGCGGCCGCATTTGAGCGCGTGAAATCATTGGATGTGATTGTGTTCGACAAGACGGGAACCATTACGCATGGAAAACCTGAAGTCACGGATGTCATTCCGCTTTTCCAGGTGAGTGAAAAGGAACTGCTCGGGATTGCTGCGGCCGTGGAACAACTATCCGAGCACCCTCTCGCGGAGGCCATTGTTTCGGCGGCCAAAAAATCACGCATTTCTTTACCTCCCACTACTAAATTTGAATCCATCCCGGGAGGGGGGGTGACGGCGCGGGCGGGGAGCAAAAGAGTTCTCATCGGGACGCGCAAACTATTTACCGAGCACCGAATCGCTATAACGAATGCAGAAAATGAAATGGCCCGCCTCGAGCACGAGGGGAAAACCGTCATGCTTGTGGGAATCAATGACCGATTAACGGGATTGATAGCAGTCGCGGACACTGTGAAAGAAGATTCGTCTGCGGCTATTGCTTCCTTGCAAAAAATGGGAAAAGAAACCATCTTGCTCACGGGAGATAATCCCCGCACCGCGGAGGCCATTGGAAGGCAGGTTGGGATTCACCGGGTCATAGCGGAGGTGTTGCCCGAGGACAAAGCCAAAATAATCAAGCGCCTCCAATCAGACGGAAAAAAGGTCGCCATGGTGGGAGATGGAGTGAATGATGCTCCCGCTCTCGCCCAAGCCGACGTGGGCATTGCCATTGGTTCCGGCACCGACGTGGCCATTGAGACGGGAGACATTATCCTCGTCAAGAATTCCCTCCGGGATGTGGTCATAGCGATAGACATCAGTCATTACACCCTCAAAAAAATCAGGCAGAATTTCTTCTGGGCCTTCATCTACAATATTATTGGAATACCCATCGCCGCGGGCATCCTATTTCCCTACACAGGATGGCTGCTCAGCCCGGTCATCGCGGGCACAGCCATGGCCTTCAGCAGTGTCTCCGTGGTCTCCAATTCCCTTCTCATGAAGAATTATCGCCCCCGGAAATGA
- a CDS encoding pro-sigmaK processing inhibitor BofA family protein, with product MKRNEFATGIMNQHGAAGGPLLLLVVLVAIILLGVNVVESLGWIIINSLVGLVLLVIVNFFPFINISINIWTILIVALGGIPGLLLLVLLELAGIDV from the coding sequence ATGAAAAGAAATGAGTTCGCAACAGGAATAATGAATCAACATGGCGCGGCGGGAGGACCTCTCCTGCTGCTGGTGGTATTGGTCGCCATCATCCTGCTCGGGGTGAATGTCGTGGAATCCCTGGGATGGATCATCATCAACAGTCTCGTGGGATTGGTGCTATTGGTGATCGTGAATTTTTTCCCATTCATCAATATCAGCATCAACATCTGGACCATCCTGATCGTGGCCCTGGGAGGAATACCGGGATTGTTGTTGCTGGTGTTACTCGAGCTCGCGGGGATCGACGTCTAA
- a CDS encoding pro-sigmaK processing inhibitor BofA family protein: MAEVLVLGPILSFVLLVLLVAIGLRFVGSVFWLLVNSLIGVIALAILNLAPVVDIPINIWTVLIAAIGGIPGIILLLLLDVFGILI; this comes from the coding sequence ATGGCTGAAGTATTGGTATTGGGACCTATTCTTTCATTCGTACTGTTAGTATTGCTCGTGGCCATCGGCCTGCGATTCGTGGGAAGCGTTTTTTGGCTGTTGGTCAACAGCCTCATTGGGGTTATTGCCCTGGCCATATTGAACCTCGCGCCGGTGGTGGATATTCCCATTAATATCTGGACCGTGCTCATCGCCGCCATCGGAGGAATCCCCGGGATTATCCTGCTGCTCCTGCTGGATGTGTTCGGTATTTTGATATAG
- a CDS encoding DUF5676 family membrane protein, with amino-acid sequence MVTKLNVMALGLAGAGVSALSMLVLGIIGNWGMYGGMAQMMMQSHMFFTLSPIGILFGIIEAGIMGFLFGYVIAFIYNRFA; translated from the coding sequence ATGGTGACTAAATTGAATGTGATGGCATTGGGATTGGCTGGAGCCGGGGTTTCGGCTTTGAGCATGCTCGTGTTAGGGATTATCGGGAATTGGGGGATGTATGGGGGGATGGCGCAGATGATGATGCAATCCCACATGTTCTTCACCCTCTCTCCTATCGGCATCCTGTTCGGCATTATCGAAGCCGGCATCATGGGGTTCCTATTCGGGTACGTGATAGCATTCATCTACAACCGATTTGCCTGA
- a CDS encoding cupredoxin domain-containing protein: MRLLVLALLGLLFLAGCAQPPGNGVPPTDIAITGFNYVPQTLTIGVGDTVTWRNDDTVAHTVTGLGFDSGSIPPGGTYSYTFAQTGTFSYRCVFHPTLPEGSITVTGGTIPASPGGSPDTISTPPASQPPPPPPSNGDGNPPPGGGY, from the coding sequence ATGCGCCTACTCGTGCTTGCCCTCCTGGGATTGCTGTTCCTCGCCGGGTGCGCCCAACCCCCTGGGAATGGAGTTCCCCCAACGGACATCGCTATCACGGGATTCAATTACGTGCCTCAAACATTGACCATTGGGGTAGGGGATACGGTGACCTGGCGCAATGATGACACGGTGGCGCACACCGTCACCGGCCTGGGTTTTGATTCGGGAAGCATCCCGCCCGGGGGAACCTATTCCTATACTTTTGCGCAGACGGGCACCTTCTCTTACCGATGTGTGTTTCACCCTACCCTCCCCGAAGGATCGATTACGGTAACCGGCGGAACCATCCCCGCGTCGCCGGGAGGGTCACCGGACACCATTTCCACTCCCCCCGCCTCCCAACCACCGCCACCCCCGCCATCCAATGGAGATGGAAACCCTCCTCCTGGGGGAGGGTACTGA